The Nitrospinota bacterium DNA window CGTCTGCACCATCGCCCCAATGGAACGGTAACAATATGGAAATCACCGCGCGGCCGTTCAGGGAAGTGCGTGTCCGCTTCGCCCCCTCCCCCACCGGGCCGCTGCACGCGGGCAATATGCGCACCGCCGTCTTCAACTGGCTTTACGCCAAGAGCGCCAAAGGCAAATTCATCCTTCGCATCGAAGACACCGACGTGGAGCGGAGCACTGAAGAATACAGCCGCGAGATACTCGAATCCCTCGCGTGGCTCGGCATCGGCTTCGACGAAGGGCCGCACCACCAGTCACACCGGATGGACATCTACCGCCGCATCGTCGGCCCCATGCTGGCCAAAAACCGCGTGTACCCCTGCTTTTGCACGGCGGAGCGGCTGGAGGAAGACCGGCGCGAGGCCGAAAAAAGAAGCCGCCCCCCCGTCTATCCGGGACGCTGCGCCGCCATCGATCTGGAAGAGGCGCGCGAACGGATGGAAAAGGAGCCGTACTCGCTCCGCTTCCGCATCACCGGCGACGACCTGACGTTTCACGACGCCATCCGCGGCCCCGTCACCTTCAATCTGCGGCTGATGGGGGACTTTATCGTGGTGCGCTCCAACAACATCCCCACGTACAACCTCGCCGCCGCCATCGACGACATCCTGATGAACATCTCGCATGTCATACGCGGCGAGGATCACCTGAGCAACACCCCCAAACAGATACTCATCATGAAGGCGCTCGGTTTTCCGCCGCCGGTCTACGCCCACCTGCCGCTCATCCTGGCCGAAGACGGCACCAAGCTCTCAAAGCGCCACGCCAACAGCTCGTTCCGCGATCTCATCGACGGCGGCTATCTGCCGGAGGCGGCGCTGAACTTTTTGGCGCTCATCGGCTGGCACCCCGCCGACAACGTGGAAGAGATGACGGCGGACGACATGCTGCGCAAATTCGCGCTGGAAAGCGTCGCGTTGCGCCCCGCGCACTACAATCTGGAAAAGCTGGACTGGCTGAACCGCCAAAAGCTGCACCACATTGAACCGGAGCGCCTGCTCGCGATTGGCAAGCCGTTCATTAAAGAACACGCGACGGCGTTTGACGCGCTGCCGCTGGATGGCAAACTGTTCCTGATGTCGGCCGCGCGGGAGAACATCGCCCGCCTCACCGATCTGGATGCCGAGCTGACCCCCTTCTTCGAGTACGCGCCGGATGCCGGCCTCAAAGACGGGCTGAAAGAATACAAGGCCGAAGCGGTGGCAACAGCCCTGCGCGGGGCCAACGCCGCGCCGGATATCGCCGCCGCCGCCAAGTCCGTGCAGGCCGCCACCGGCCTGAAGGGAAAAGCGCTCTACCTGCCGCTGCGAGCCGCCCTCACCGGGCGGTTGCACGGGCCGGAGCTTAAATATTTTTACGGCTTTTTAAGCCCGCTGGAACGGGAAAGAAGAATAGACCTTTTTTTGGAGCACCTCCGATCATGAGTTTGCGTATTTACAACACCCTGTCGGGCCAAAAAGAGGAATTCAAGCCGATCAATCCAGGTGAAGTGAAAATGTACGTCTGCGGCGTCACCGTCTACGACCGCTGCCACATCGGCCACGCCCGCGCCGGCGTGGTGTTCGATTTCGTTTTCCGCGCGCTGCGGCACCTCGGCTATGCCGTCACCTACGTGCGGAACTTCACCGACGTGGACGACAAGATCATCAACCGCGCCGCCGAACGGGGCATCCCGTGCGACGCGCTGGTAGACGAGAACATCGCCGCTTTTTACGAAGACATGGACGCGCTGCACCTGCTGCGCCCCACCCACGAGCCGCGCGCCACGCGCTACATAGCCCAGATGCTGGCGATGATACAGACGCTCATCGACAAGGGGATGGCCTACGAATCGGGCGGCGACGTTTTTTTCG harbors:
- a CDS encoding glutamate--tRNA ligase, encoding MEITARPFREVRVRFAPSPTGPLHAGNMRTAVFNWLYAKSAKGKFILRIEDTDVERSTEEYSREILESLAWLGIGFDEGPHHQSHRMDIYRRIVGPMLAKNRVYPCFCTAERLEEDRREAEKRSRPPVYPGRCAAIDLEEARERMEKEPYSLRFRITGDDLTFHDAIRGPVTFNLRLMGDFIVVRSNNIPTYNLAAAIDDILMNISHVIRGEDHLSNTPKQILIMKALGFPPPVYAHLPLILAEDGTKLSKRHANSSFRDLIDGGYLPEAALNFLALIGWHPADNVEEMTADDMLRKFALESVALRPAHYNLEKLDWLNRQKLHHIEPERLLAIGKPFIKEHATAFDALPLDGKLFLMSAARENIARLTDLDAELTPFFEYAPDAGLKDGLKEYKAEAVATALRGANAAPDIAAAAKSVQAATGLKGKALYLPLRAALTGRLHGPELKYFYGFLSPLERERRIDLFLEHLRS